Proteins encoded together in one Amblyomma americanum isolate KBUSLIRL-KWMA chromosome 1, ASM5285725v1, whole genome shotgun sequence window:
- the LOC144113942 gene encoding protein FAM210A, with the protein MPRSAFSTCLLNSCLCGIASRTWWSRWLSRDIFIAVVIASMSATFSWLWRADVSSCRLPRLLYLRHIPLQKTNRLLPYLRWHKAYIRHSPLESCAAAARPSFISCTHSFSSEYCTKSDARAGFKKDVTSPLEASAEPKKEEVMEEKLSIFQRYKKMFKEYWYVMLPVHIATSIVWFGSFFYLATCGVDVVPILEFLGLPESVISPLRKSGLNYIATASAMYKLATPARYTVTLGGTSIAIRALVKRGLIKPMPTGGELRQMLRDKIKPQ; encoded by the exons ATGCCAAGGAGCGCATTTAGCACGTGTTTATTAAACTCATGTTTATGTGGGATTGCTTCGCGGACCTGGTGGAGCAGATGGTTATCTAGAGATATTTTTATTGCAGTAGTTATCGCCAGTATGTCAGCTACGTTTAGTTGGTTGTGGAGAGCGGACGTTTCATCGTGCAGACTACCGCGACTGTTATATTTGCGCCACATCCCGTTGCAGAAGACCAACCGGTTACTTCCCT ATTTGCGATGGCACAAGGCATACATCAGGCACTCTCCTTTGGAATCTTGTGCTGCAGCAGCAAGACCATCCTTCATCTCCTGTACACATAGTTTCTCTTCAGAATATTGCACAAAGTCAGACGCAAGAGCAGGCTTTAAAAAAGATGTTACCAGTCCACTCGAAGCCAGTGCTGAGCCAAAAAAGGAAGAAGTCATGGAGGAAAAGCTGAGCATATTTCAGCGGTACAAGAAAATGTTCAAAGAATACTGGTATGTCATGTTGCCCGTGCACATTGCGACCTCGATCGTCTGGTTCGGCTCATTCTTCTACTTAGCTACATG TGGTGTTGACGTTGTCCCAATCTTGGAGTTCCTTGGCCTGCCGGAGTCTGTCATCAGTCCTTTGCGAAAATCGGGGCTCAACTACATTGCCACGGCATCAGCCATGTACAAGTTGGCCACCCCAGCCCGATACACAGTCACGCTTGGAGGCACATCGATAGCCATTCGAGCGCTCGTGAAGCGTGGTCTCATTAAGCCCATGCCAACCGGAGGCGAGCTCAGGCAGATGCTGCGAGACAAGATTAAGCCACAGTGA